One genomic segment of Capricornis sumatraensis isolate serow.1 chromosome 6, serow.2, whole genome shotgun sequence includes these proteins:
- the PSAT1 gene encoding phosphoserine aminotransferase isoform X1, whose translation MDSLIPVVNFGPGPAKLPRSVLLEVQKELLDYKGIGISVLEMSHRSSDFSKIINNTENLVRELLAIPDNYKVIFVQGGGCGQFSAVPLNLIGLKAGRCADYVVTGSWSAKAAEEAKKFGTVNIVHPKLGSYTKIPDPSTWTLNPDASYVYYCANETVHGVEFDFIPDVKGAVLVCDMSSNFLSRPVDVSKFGVIFAGAQKNVGSAGVTVVIVRDDLLGFALKECPSVLDYKVQAGNNSLYNTPPCFSIYVMGLVLEWIKNNGGAAAMEKLSSIKSQMIYDIIDNSQGFYVCPVEPQNRSKMNIPFRIGNTKGDDALEKRFLDKALELNMISLKGHRSVGGIRVSLYNAVTVEDVQKLAAFMKNFLEMHQL comes from the exons atggactccCTGATACCGGTGGTCAACTTCGGACCCGGGCCTGCCAAGCTGCCGCGCTCC gtGTTGCTAGAGGTGCAAAAAGAATTATTAGACTACAAAGGAATTGGGATTAGTGTTCTTG aaatGAGCCACAGGTCATCAGATTTCTCTAAGATTATCAATAACACAGAGAACCTTGTACGGGAATTGTT AGCCATTCCAGACAACTACAAAGTGATTTTTGTACAAGGAGGTGGGTGTGGCCAGTTTAGTGCGGTCCCCTTAAACCTGATTGGCCTGAAAGCAGGAAGATGTGCTGACTATGTGGTGACAGGATCCTGGTCAGCTAAGGCTGCAGAAGAAGCCAAGAAGTTCGGAACTGTGAATATCGTCCACCCCAAACTTGGGAGTTACACGA AAATTCCAGATCCGAGCACCTGGACCCTCAACCCGGATGCCTCCTATGTGTATTACTGCGCCAATGAGACTGTGCACGGAGTGGAGTTTGACTTTATCCCTGATGTCAAGGGAGCAGTGCTGGTCTGCGACATGTCCTCAAACTTCCTGTCCAGGCCAGTGGATGTTTCCAAG TTTGGTGTGATTTTTGCTGGTGCCCAGAAGAATGTTGGTTCTGCGGGGGTCACGGTGGTGATCGTTCGAGATGACCTGCTGGGATTTGCCCTCAAAGAGTGCCCCTCGGTCCTGGATTACAAAGTGCAGGCTGGAAATAACTCCTTGTACAACACACCACCCTGTTTCAG CATCTATGTCATGGGCTTGGTCCTGGAGTGGATTAAGAACAACGGCGGGGCAGCAGCCATGGAGAAGCTTAGCTCCATCAAATCACAAATGATTTATGATATTATTGATAATTCGCAAGGATTCTATGT ATGTCCAGTGGAGCCCCAGAATAGAAGCAAGATGAATATTCCATTCCGCATTGGCAACACCAAAGGAGATGATGCTTTAGAAAAAAGATTTCTTGACAAAGCTCTTGAACTCAATATGATCTCCTTGAAAGGGCATAG GTCTGTGGGAGGCATCCGGGTCTCTCTGTACAATGCTGTCACTGTCGAAGACGTCCAGAAGCTGGCAGCCTTCATGAAGAATTTTTTGGAGATGCACCAGCTATGA
- the PSAT1 gene encoding phosphoserine aminotransferase isoform X2, translating to MDSLIPVVNFGPGPAKLPRSVLLEVQKELLDYKGIGISVLEMSHRSSDFSKIINNTENLVRELLAIPDNYKVIFVQGGGCGQFSAVPLNLIGLKAGRCADYVVTGSWSAKAAEEAKKFGTVNIVHPKLGSYTKIPDPSTWTLNPDASYVYYCANETVHGVEFDFIPDVKGAVLVCDMSSNFLSRPVDVSKFGVIFAGAQKNVGSAGVTVVIVRDDLLGFALKECPSVLDYKVQAGNNSLYNTPPCFSIYVMGLVLEWIKNNGGAAAMEKLSSIKSQMIYDIIDNSQGFYVSVGGIRVSLYNAVTVEDVQKLAAFMKNFLEMHQL from the exons atggactccCTGATACCGGTGGTCAACTTCGGACCCGGGCCTGCCAAGCTGCCGCGCTCC gtGTTGCTAGAGGTGCAAAAAGAATTATTAGACTACAAAGGAATTGGGATTAGTGTTCTTG aaatGAGCCACAGGTCATCAGATTTCTCTAAGATTATCAATAACACAGAGAACCTTGTACGGGAATTGTT AGCCATTCCAGACAACTACAAAGTGATTTTTGTACAAGGAGGTGGGTGTGGCCAGTTTAGTGCGGTCCCCTTAAACCTGATTGGCCTGAAAGCAGGAAGATGTGCTGACTATGTGGTGACAGGATCCTGGTCAGCTAAGGCTGCAGAAGAAGCCAAGAAGTTCGGAACTGTGAATATCGTCCACCCCAAACTTGGGAGTTACACGA AAATTCCAGATCCGAGCACCTGGACCCTCAACCCGGATGCCTCCTATGTGTATTACTGCGCCAATGAGACTGTGCACGGAGTGGAGTTTGACTTTATCCCTGATGTCAAGGGAGCAGTGCTGGTCTGCGACATGTCCTCAAACTTCCTGTCCAGGCCAGTGGATGTTTCCAAG TTTGGTGTGATTTTTGCTGGTGCCCAGAAGAATGTTGGTTCTGCGGGGGTCACGGTGGTGATCGTTCGAGATGACCTGCTGGGATTTGCCCTCAAAGAGTGCCCCTCGGTCCTGGATTACAAAGTGCAGGCTGGAAATAACTCCTTGTACAACACACCACCCTGTTTCAG CATCTATGTCATGGGCTTGGTCCTGGAGTGGATTAAGAACAACGGCGGGGCAGCAGCCATGGAGAAGCTTAGCTCCATCAAATCACAAATGATTTATGATATTATTGATAATTCGCAAGGATTCTATGT GTCTGTGGGAGGCATCCGGGTCTCTCTGTACAATGCTGTCACTGTCGAAGACGTCCAGAAGCTGGCAGCCTTCATGAAGAATTTTTTGGAGATGCACCAGCTATGA